A region from the Hydrogenimonas sp. genome encodes:
- a CDS encoding chromosome (plasmid) partitioning protein ParA: MSEIITIANQKGGVGKTTTAVNLAASLAVAEKRVLLIDADPQANATTSLGFHRNDYEYNIYHVLIGAKKISDTILKTTLSTLHLVPSNIGLVGVEKEFYDSETRKGRELVLKRKIDEVKKDYDFIIIDSPPALGPITINALSAAHSVIIPIQCEFFALEGLAQLLNTIRLIKKTINPKLKIKGFLPTMYSGQNNLSKQVFADLTQHFKNKLFKSTEDDEFIVIPRNVKLAESPSFGKPVILYDVKSTGSRAYQHLAQAILAT, translated from the coding sequence ATGAGTGAAATAATAACAATCGCCAACCAAAAAGGCGGGGTGGGAAAGACAACGACGGCTGTAAACCTTGCGGCCTCTCTGGCTGTTGCGGAAAAGAGGGTTTTGCTGATAGATGCCGATCCTCAGGCAAACGCGACAACTAGTCTGGGATTTCACAGAAACGATTACGAATACAACATCTATCACGTTCTCATAGGTGCGAAAAAGATCTCCGACACGATATTGAAAACGACACTTTCCACGCTTCATCTGGTACCTTCGAATATCGGGCTTGTCGGAGTGGAGAAGGAGTTTTACGACTCCGAGACCAGGAAAGGCCGGGAACTGGTCCTCAAGCGTAAGATAGACGAGGTGAAAAAAGATTACGACTTCATAATCATAGACTCTCCTCCGGCTCTCGGCCCGATCACCATAAACGCCCTGAGTGCCGCACACTCTGTGATAATTCCGATTCAGTGTGAGTTTTTCGCACTCGAGGGGCTCGCACAGCTTCTGAACACTATACGACTCATTAAAAAGACCATTAACCCGAAACTGAAGATAAAGGGGTTCCTCCCTACGATGTACAGCGGCCAGAACAACCTCTCGAAACAGGTTTTTGCCGATCTGACACAACACTTCAAGAACAAGCTCTTCAAGTCGACGGAAGATGACGAATTCATAGTCATACCGCGCAACGTGAAGCTTGCCGAGAGTCCCAGCTTCGGGAAGCCGGTAATTCTCTACGATGTAAAGTCTACCGGTTCCAGGGCCTACCAGCACCTGGCTCAGGCCATCCTCGCGACCTGA